Genomic window (Chitinophaga parva):
ATCTCTGAATCCCTGTCCAGCCCTAAAGTCAGTTGGGTAAGGTCATTTGAACCAATAGAAAAGCCATCAAACAACTGCGCAAATTTATCCGCCAGTATAACATTGCTTGGTATCTCCACCATTACATACACTTGTAACCCGTTTTCTCCCCGCTTCAACCCGAAAGTTTCCATGGTCTGCAACACCTGGGCCGCTTCTTTCAGGGTCCGGCAGAACGGGATCATCACTTTTACATTTGTAAGCCCCATTTCATTCCTGACCTGTAAGACAGCCCTGCACTCGAGGCCAAAGCCTGGCAAATAGCGGCTGTCATAATAACGGGATGCGCCCCTGAACCCGATCATGGGATTTTCTTCTTTGGGTTCATAGAACGTTCCCCCAACCAGTGATGCGTATTCATTCGTTTTAAAATCGCTCATCCTTATGATCACTTCATCGGGATAAAACGCTGCGGCCACCTGGGCGATGGCTTCTGCGAGCCTGCTCACAAAGTAGTCTGCTTTATTACTGTACCCGGCCGTCATTTGGGTGATAGTAGCCTTTACCGGGCCATCCGGCAGCTGGTCATATTGTACGAGTGCCATGGGATGTATGAGGATCCGGTTATTGATGATAAACTCCATGCGCAATAATCCTACGCCTTTCGCGGGATAACCGGAGAGTTCAAATGCCCTGGCAGGATCAGCCAGTATAAGCATTGGCTTGGTTTTCGTTTGCGGAACTTTGGACAGGTCTATGGCTACCATTTCAAATGGAATGTTCCCTTCATACACATACCCTTCATCCCCTTCGGCATTTACAACGGTTATTATTTGCCCGTCGCTGATCACTTGTGTGGCGTTACCGGTGCCTACTATTGCCGTAATGCCTAATTCACGCGCAACTATAGAAGCGTGGCTGGTCCGGCCACCACGATTGGTGACAATGCTCACGGCTTTACGCAATAAGGCATTCCAGTCAGGGTTCGTTATATCGGCAATGAGTATATCGCCCTTTTCTAACTTATCTGCTTCTGCAAGTGAATGAATGATACAGGCCCGCCCACTGATGATCTTTCTCCCAACCGCTTCGCCCTTGCAGAGCATTTTTCCTGTTTTTTGCAACTTATAGGTATAAAGTTGCCGTTTTTGTTTCTTTGAGTGTATCGTTTCCGGCCTGGCCTGTACAATATAAATATGCGCTGTTATTCCGTCTTTCGCCCATTCAATGTCCATGGGTACGCCATAGTATTTTTCTATTTCATAACTCCAGCTGGCAAGTTGTAACACTTCATCGTCCCTTAATATCCACCGTCCTTGTTTTTCCGGCGGCACATCCACATTCTTTACGGGCCGGCCGGATGCCCCGCTTTCATCGTAGATCATCATTTGTTCCAGCCGCCCTTTCTTCCTGCCGATAATTGCTTGCTGGTGTTGTGTCAGGGCCGGTTTGAATACCAGGAACTCATCCGGGTCTACGGCCCCTTGTACTACGTTCTCTCCGAGCCCCCAGGCCCCGGTGATGTATATAATATTCCGGTGCCCGCTTTCGGGCTCTATTGTAAAAATGACGCCTGCCGAAGCTTTATCAGCACGGACCATGTATTGCACTCCCACACTGATGCCTACATGCATGTGATCAAATCCATTATCAATGCGGTATTTAATAGCTCTGTCATTGAACAGGGATACGTAACATTTGATTACAGCCGCCAGCAGGTTCTCTTTACCGGAGATATTCAAAAATGAATCGTGCTGCCCGGCAAAGCTGGCTGTAGGCGAATCTTCTGCGTTAGCACTGCTGCGTACTGCTACAGACGCATTGCCGTTAGTGCCAGACAGCTGTTCATAGGCTTTGATGATCTCCTGCTTGGCAACATCCGGTAGTACCGCGTTTTCTACCAGCGCCCTGCATTGCTTTGCTACCTGTGGTAAATTGGAAAGCGTTTGCTGGTCAATGGTGGCCAACAACTCACTTAGCTTTTCATAAAGCTTGTTATAGGCCAGGAATAACTGGTAGCAGGCAATGGTGATCGCAAAACCATCCGGCACATCAATGCCAAGCGGTCTCAGGTTGTTGAACATTTCACCCAATGAAGCATTTTTTCCACCCACCTGTAATAGCTTGCCCATATTAATATTGGCAAAGGGGATAATATATGTTTCCATAAATTCCGGATTTGTATTAACTGAAATTTGCGCATACTGGTTGGGTATGGCCTGCCTGAACCTGTTGCTTTGCACCTGGTTACGGGCCGCTTATTTATTGTGGGCAATGAATAGCGGGATGTCAAGTT
Coding sequences:
- the ppsA gene encoding phosphoenolpyruvate synthase, translated to METYIIPFANINMGKLLQVGGKNASLGEMFNNLRPLGIDVPDGFAITIACYQLFLAYNKLYEKLSELLATIDQQTLSNLPQVAKQCRALVENAVLPDVAKQEIIKAYEQLSGTNGNASVAVRSSANAEDSPTASFAGQHDSFLNISGKENLLAAVIKCYVSLFNDRAIKYRIDNGFDHMHVGISVGVQYMVRADKASAGVIFTIEPESGHRNIIYITGAWGLGENVVQGAVDPDEFLVFKPALTQHQQAIIGRKKGRLEQMMIYDESGASGRPVKNVDVPPEKQGRWILRDDEVLQLASWSYEIEKYYGVPMDIEWAKDGITAHIYIVQARPETIHSKKQKRQLYTYKLQKTGKMLCKGEAVGRKIISGRACIIHSLAEADKLEKGDILIADITNPDWNALLRKAVSIVTNRGGRTSHASIVARELGITAIVGTGNATQVISDGQIITVVNAEGDEGYVYEGNIPFEMVAIDLSKVPQTKTKPMLILADPARAFELSGYPAKGVGLLRMEFIINNRILIHPMALVQYDQLPDGPVKATITQMTAGYSNKADYFVSRLAEAIAQVAAAFYPDEVIIRMSDFKTNEYASLVGGTFYEPKEENPMIGFRGASRYYDSRYLPGFGLECRAVLQVRNEMGLTNVKVMIPFCRTLKEAAQVLQTMETFGLKRGENGLQVYVMVEIPSNVILADKFAQLFDGFSIGSNDLTQLTLGLDRDSEIVSHLFDENNEAVTILIKQAIAAAKKAGIKIGLCGQAPSDFPAFSRFLVEQGIDSISFTPDALIRGIENISAAELPAPVLNS